The following are encoded in a window of Kitasatospora sp. NBC_01250 genomic DNA:
- the upp gene encoding uracil phosphoribosyltransferase — MRIHVVDHPLVAHKLSTLRDERTDSPTFRRLTDELVTLLAYEATRDVRTDEVEITTPVAVTTGTRLSYPRPLVVPILRAGLGMLDGMTRLLPTAEVGFLGMVRNEETLEASTYATRMPDDLSGRQVYVLDPMLATGGTLVAAIRLLIDRGATDVTAVVLLAAPEGVEVMEKELAGLPVTVVTAALDQRLNEHGYIVPGLGDAGDRLYGTAG, encoded by the coding sequence ATGCGGATCCACGTCGTCGACCACCCTCTGGTGGCCCACAAGCTCTCCACGCTGCGCGATGAGCGCACCGACTCCCCGACCTTCCGTCGCCTCACCGACGAGCTGGTCACCCTGCTCGCCTACGAGGCGACCCGGGACGTGCGGACCGACGAGGTCGAGATCACCACGCCGGTCGCCGTCACCACCGGCACCCGGCTGAGCTATCCGCGCCCGCTGGTGGTGCCGATCCTGCGGGCCGGGCTCGGCATGCTGGACGGCATGACCCGGCTGCTGCCGACCGCCGAGGTGGGTTTCCTCGGGATGGTCCGCAACGAGGAGACCCTGGAGGCCTCCACCTACGCGACCCGGATGCCCGACGACCTGTCGGGCCGCCAGGTCTACGTGCTGGACCCGATGCTCGCCACCGGCGGCACGCTGGTCGCGGCGATCCGCCTGCTGATCGACCGGGGCGCCACCGACGTGACGGCCGTGGTGCTGCTGGCGGCGCCCGAGGGCGTCGAGGTGATGGAGAAGGAGCTGGCCGGCCTGCCGGTCACCGTGGTCACCGCCGCGCTGGACCAGCGCCTCAACGAGCACGGCTACATCGTGCCGGGCCTGGGCGACGCGGGCGACCGGCTGTACGGCACGGCCGGCTGA
- a CDS encoding tRNA adenosine deaminase-associated protein, with product MAYFAAVLARTEDGWDVSETELDNVETLADLADLAREAALDDDTVLVFIEQEDAWFAVVRVDGEEDPRIFVSDAAAAARSSYGDVVLTEELVGRAGDSEFDDLDNLVTELEDSEDAELSDDEEDDEEAPVTGPGGVPVGPLGDSELLSEFGVAAKDLLDLSGEGAEPGDALAEIADALGCAEVLEAVR from the coding sequence GTGGCGTACTTCGCTGCAGTGCTTGCTCGCACCGAGGACGGGTGGGATGTGAGCGAGACCGAGTTGGACAACGTCGAAACCCTTGCCGATCTTGCCGACCTGGCACGCGAAGCGGCACTGGATGACGACACTGTGCTGGTGTTCATCGAACAGGAGGACGCGTGGTTCGCGGTCGTCCGGGTGGACGGCGAGGAGGATCCGCGGATCTTCGTCTCCGACGCCGCCGCCGCCGCGCGCAGCTCCTACGGGGACGTGGTCCTCACCGAGGAGCTGGTCGGCCGGGCCGGCGACAGCGAGTTCGACGACCTGGACAACCTGGTGACCGAGCTGGAGGACAGTGAGGACGCCGAGCTGTCCGACGACGAGGAGGACGACGAGGAGGCCCCGGTCACCGGCCCCGGCGGCGTCCCGGTCGGCCCGCTCGGCGACTCCGAACTGCTCAGCGAGTTCGGCGTCGCCGCCAAGGACCTGCTCGACCTCAGCGGCGAGGGTGCCGAGCCCGGCGACGCACTCGCCGAGATCGCCGACGCCCTGGGCTGCGCCGAGGTGCTGGAGGCGGTCCGCTAG
- a CDS encoding protoporphyrinogen/coproporphyrinogen oxidase yields MSGTELDVAVVGAGIAGLATAHRLAAAGREVRVFEATARVGGRMAASRHDGYLIDEGAETIALRGYDATWELIRACALPATQVLPIEHSYALWRGGRAHAHAGRPLGLLTGAGMSLRGRLDLLRFGAAANRAIHRGRPDSTAFGELTVGELARRYHPDLHDALLQPLAGGFFGWDCERSAIGPMAAMLAATGGVGARWLTYRDGMDTLARRLADRLPVTTGAVLTQIVERPDAVVLEFADGRTVSARQAVLAMPAPQVLAVHPGLPAEERPYLTASSYTPMLKVACLLDSPLPSPTRSPSCGLLIPATESRVVGGAILDHLKAAGRVPPGRGMVSLLLAPWAVPDLLGAPDAEVVATAVTEAERFLPGLTATLRTAHVFRHPHGLPEATPAALRLRPAFLTRPRRRIDYAGDWLTLRPNSEAAAHSAHLPAQRLSPDPAPAVTG; encoded by the coding sequence ATGAGCGGTACCGAACTGGACGTGGCAGTGGTCGGCGCGGGCATCGCGGGCCTGGCCACCGCGCACCGGCTGGCCGCGGCCGGACGCGAGGTGCGGGTCTTCGAGGCCACCGCGCGGGTCGGCGGCCGGATGGCCGCCAGCCGGCACGACGGCTACCTGATCGACGAGGGTGCCGAGACCATCGCGCTGCGCGGCTACGACGCCACCTGGGAGCTGATCCGCGCCTGCGCTCTGCCCGCGACCCAGGTGCTGCCGATCGAGCACTCCTACGCGCTGTGGCGCGGCGGGCGCGCGCACGCCCACGCCGGCCGCCCGCTCGGCCTGCTCACCGGTGCCGGCATGTCGCTGCGCGGGCGCCTGGACCTGCTGCGCTTCGGCGCCGCGGCGAACCGGGCGATCCACCGGGGGCGCCCGGACAGCACCGCCTTCGGCGAGTTGACGGTCGGCGAACTCGCCCGGCGCTACCACCCCGACCTGCACGACGCGTTGCTCCAGCCGCTGGCCGGCGGCTTCTTCGGCTGGGACTGCGAGCGCTCGGCGATCGGCCCGATGGCCGCGATGCTGGCCGCCACCGGCGGGGTCGGCGCCCGCTGGCTGACCTACCGGGACGGCATGGACACCCTGGCCCGCCGGCTCGCCGACCGGTTGCCGGTCACCACCGGCGCCGTCCTGACCCAGATCGTCGAGCGCCCCGACGCGGTGGTGCTGGAGTTCGCCGACGGCCGCACGGTCAGCGCCCGGCAGGCGGTGCTGGCGATGCCCGCGCCGCAGGTGCTCGCGGTCCACCCGGGCCTGCCCGCGGAGGAGCGCCCGTACCTGACCGCCAGCAGCTACACCCCGATGCTCAAGGTGGCCTGCCTGCTGGACAGCCCGCTGCCCTCACCCACCCGCAGTCCCAGCTGCGGCCTGCTGATCCCCGCCACCGAGAGCCGGGTGGTGGGCGGCGCGATCCTGGACCACCTCAAGGCCGCCGGACGCGTGCCGCCCGGGCGGGGCATGGTCAGCCTGCTGCTCGCCCCCTGGGCGGTGCCCGACCTGCTGGGCGCCCCCGACGCCGAGGTCGTCGCCACCGCCGTCACCGAGGCCGAGCGCTTCCTGCCCGGCCTCACCGCCACGCTGCGCACCGCCCACGTCTTCCGCCACCCCCACGGCCTTCCCGAAGCCACCCCCGCCGCCCTGCGCCTGCGCCCCGCCTTCCTGACCCGCCCCCGCCGCCGCATCGACTACGCCGGCGACTGGCTCACCCTGCGCCCCAACAGCGAAGCCGCCGCCCACTCCGCCCACCTCCCCGCCCAACGCCTCTCCCCCGACCCGGCACCTGCGGTCACGGGGTGA
- a CDS encoding rhomboid family intramembrane serine protease: MAEHDLRSAEARMIAEARKAFFVVFGLLCVVWAVQLGNWADRNTLALQYGIRPHDLTRLPELFTAPLLHFSWQHLEGNSGPLFVFGFLAAYRGVKKFLLLTLLITLTSGLAVWIFQAGNTVSVGASGLIFGYLGYVVLRGIFDRHLIDTLIGVVMAASFAYELAGAVPGAPDGVSWLAHLGGLLGGVAGAWLLRDRAGREERATAADRPAPGGGPAGSGTGSRADLLKELKDLGL; the protein is encoded by the coding sequence ATGGCGGAGCACGACCTGCGCAGCGCGGAGGCCCGGATGATCGCGGAGGCGCGCAAGGCCTTCTTCGTGGTCTTCGGCCTGCTCTGCGTGGTCTGGGCGGTCCAGCTCGGCAACTGGGCGGACCGGAACACCCTGGCCCTGCAGTACGGGATCCGGCCGCACGACCTCACCCGGCTGCCCGAGCTCTTCACCGCACCGCTGCTGCACTTCAGCTGGCAGCACCTGGAGGGCAACTCCGGGCCGCTCTTCGTCTTCGGCTTCCTGGCCGCCTACCGGGGCGTCAAGAAGTTCCTGCTGCTGACCCTGCTGATCACCCTCACCAGCGGCCTGGCGGTGTGGATCTTCCAGGCCGGCAACACCGTCTCGGTCGGCGCCAGCGGGCTGATCTTCGGCTACCTCGGCTACGTGGTGCTGCGCGGGATCTTCGACCGGCACCTGATCGACACCCTGATCGGTGTGGTGATGGCGGCCTCCTTCGCCTACGAGCTGGCCGGGGCGGTGCCCGGGGCGCCGGACGGGGTGAGCTGGCTGGCCCACCTGGGCGGGCTGCTCGGCGGGGTGGCGGGCGCCTGGCTGCTGCGCGACCGCGCCGGGCGCGAGGAGCGGGCGACGGCCGCCGACCGGCCCGCACCCGGCGGCGGGCCCGCCGGATCCGGCACCGGCTCGCGGGCCGACCTGCTCAAGGAGCTGAAGGACCTCGGCCTCTGA
- a CDS encoding lectin → MTVRQMITVALATVLLTGAGGTPAVAGAALTGAKHLPAADVKHRPDAKHRTTVEDPAQYVNPFVGTQQGAIDFGNGGGAGNTFPGASAPMGMVQWSPDTVTYQHGGYLYSDQRIRGFSLTHISGAGCGDYGNIPFLPILGDSPVGHESFSHDHESATPGSYAVTFDNGLRTELTTTQRSGVARFSYPAGQRASLTVDAGRAFNSASGSVAIGTDSISGYTDGGGFCGSNNRYRIYFTAVFDHPFTRSGIVQDGRLDTGRRTASGESRGVAPQPPRTAKAQAELAGHRGPGLALHPDAPDTGSGAQALVSFDTSDNPTVTARVGISFTSAEGARANLDAEQGQRDFDQVRDGTRAAWNDLLGRIAVGGGTTKQQRTFYTALYHSFLHPSVLSDVDGRYPGFDGQVHRTDPGRVHYADFSGWDVYRSEMQLIALLAPKEASDIAQSVVDQGAQAGYFDRWTLANGGTGVMVGDPLPTIAAGMYAFGATDFDAAGLLRLALAGRSDDRERPGHAAYDGQGYLPVGTSGIWGSAASTLEYNTADFALAQLAGSLGDSADHDALLHRAAGWRNLFNTDSGYLQPRDADHGWPSFQPTQQDEYVEGDAAQYTWMVPFNHRGLFDAMGGNAAVVPRLDSFFEKLNAGPDAAHSYLGNEPSLNTPWTYDYAGRPDRTADVVRRAVTTLFSDAPDGEVGNDDLGEMSSWAVWGMLGLYPQVPGRAELVLASPLFPQITVTRGNGPSIDISAPGASADVRYVHGLRVNGTASTRPWTGSELITDGGTMEYQLAADPDPAWGHDPQDAPPSFDVGPAQSVTGQVTGLAGKCLDVAGGKSDWGTPVQISGCTGADGQRWTLAGDGTVRALDRCLDADHSGTADGTVIQVWGCNGTGAQQWWPRPDGSLYNPSAGRCLDAPHSRSADGTRLQLWDCNGTGAQRWTMPH, encoded by the coding sequence ATGACTGTTCGTCAGATGATCACCGTGGCACTGGCCACCGTGCTGCTCACCGGCGCGGGCGGGACCCCGGCGGTGGCCGGGGCCGCCCTGACCGGGGCCAAGCACCTGCCCGCCGCCGACGTGAAGCACCGACCGGACGCCAAACACCGGACAACCGTCGAGGACCCGGCCCAGTACGTCAATCCGTTCGTCGGCACGCAGCAGGGCGCCATCGACTTCGGCAACGGCGGCGGCGCGGGCAACACCTTCCCGGGGGCCAGCGCCCCGATGGGCATGGTCCAGTGGAGCCCGGACACCGTGACGTACCAGCACGGCGGCTACCTCTACAGCGACCAGCGGATCCGCGGCTTCAGCCTGACCCACATCTCCGGCGCGGGCTGCGGCGACTACGGCAACATCCCGTTCCTGCCGATCCTCGGTGACAGCCCGGTGGGCCACGAGAGCTTCTCGCACGACCACGAGTCGGCCACGCCGGGCAGCTACGCGGTCACCTTCGACAACGGGCTGCGCACCGAGCTGACCACCACCCAGCGCTCGGGGGTGGCCCGGTTCAGCTACCCCGCCGGCCAGCGCGCCTCGCTCACCGTGGACGCCGGCCGGGCCTTCAACAGCGCCAGCGGTTCGGTGGCCATCGGAACCGACAGCATCTCCGGCTACACCGACGGCGGCGGCTTCTGCGGGTCGAACAACCGCTACCGGATCTACTTCACCGCCGTCTTCGACCACCCGTTCACCCGGTCCGGCATCGTGCAGGACGGCCGGCTGGACACCGGCCGGCGCACCGCGAGCGGGGAGAGCAGGGGCGTCGCCCCGCAGCCGCCGCGCACCGCGAAGGCCCAGGCCGAGCTGGCGGGACACCGCGGGCCGGGGCTGGCGCTGCACCCCGACGCGCCGGACACCGGGTCCGGTGCGCAGGCGCTGGTCTCCTTCGACACCAGCGACAACCCCACCGTCACCGCCCGGGTCGGCATCTCCTTCACCAGCGCCGAGGGCGCCCGGGCCAACCTGGACGCCGAGCAGGGGCAGCGCGACTTCGACCAGGTCAGGGACGGCACCCGGGCGGCCTGGAACGACCTGCTGGGCCGGATCGCGGTGGGCGGCGGCACCACCAAGCAGCAGCGCACCTTCTACACCGCGCTCTACCACTCGTTCCTGCACCCGAGCGTGCTCAGCGACGTGGACGGCCGGTACCCGGGCTTCGACGGCCAGGTGCACCGCACCGATCCCGGCAGAGTCCACTATGCCGACTTCTCGGGCTGGGACGTCTACCGCTCCGAGATGCAGCTGATCGCCCTGCTGGCCCCCAAGGAGGCCTCCGACATCGCCCAGTCCGTGGTCGACCAGGGCGCCCAGGCCGGCTACTTCGACCGCTGGACGCTGGCCAACGGCGGCACCGGGGTGATGGTGGGCGACCCGCTGCCGACGATCGCGGCCGGCATGTACGCCTTCGGCGCCACCGACTTCGACGCCGCCGGCCTGCTCAGGCTCGCGCTGGCCGGGCGCAGTGACGACCGTGAGCGTCCGGGCCACGCGGCCTACGACGGCCAGGGCTACCTGCCGGTGGGCACCTCGGGCATCTGGGGCTCGGCCGCCAGCACGCTGGAGTACAACACGGCCGACTTCGCCCTCGCCCAGCTGGCCGGCAGCCTGGGCGACAGCGCCGACCACGATGCCCTGCTGCACCGCGCGGCCGGCTGGCGCAACCTGTTCAACACCGACAGCGGCTACCTGCAGCCGCGCGACGCCGACCACGGCTGGCCGAGCTTCCAGCCCACCCAGCAGGACGAGTACGTCGAGGGGGACGCCGCCCAGTACACCTGGATGGTCCCGTTCAACCACCGCGGCCTGTTCGACGCGATGGGCGGGAACGCGGCGGTGGTCCCGCGGCTGGACAGCTTCTTCGAGAAGCTGAACGCCGGACCGGACGCGGCCCACTCCTACCTGGGCAACGAGCCCTCGCTCAACACCCCGTGGACCTACGACTACGCGGGCCGTCCCGACCGCACCGCGGACGTGGTGCGCCGCGCGGTGACCACGCTGTTCAGCGACGCGCCCGACGGCGAGGTGGGCAACGACGACCTGGGCGAGATGTCCTCCTGGGCGGTCTGGGGCATGCTCGGGCTCTACCCGCAGGTCCCCGGCCGGGCCGAGCTCGTGCTGGCCAGCCCGCTCTTCCCGCAGATCACCGTGACCCGCGGCAACGGCCCCTCGATCGACATCAGCGCGCCCGGCGCCTCCGCGGACGTGCGCTACGTGCACGGCCTGCGGGTCAACGGCACCGCCTCCACCCGGCCCTGGACCGGCTCCGAGCTGATCACCGACGGCGGCACCATGGAGTACCAGCTGGCCGCCGACCCCGACCCGGCCTGGGGCCACGACCCGCAGGACGCGCCGCCCTCCTTCGACGTCGGCCCGGCGCAGTCGGTGACCGGCCAGGTGACCGGCCTGGCCGGCAAGTGCCTGGACGTCGCGGGCGGCAAGAGCGACTGGGGCACGCCCGTCCAGATCTCGGGCTGCACCGGCGCCGACGGCCAGCGCTGGACGCTGGCGGGCGACGGCACGGTGCGCGCCCTGGACCGCTGCCTGGACGCGGACCACAGCGGGACCGCCGACGGCACCGTGATCCAGGTCTGGGGCTGCAACGGCACCGGCGCCCAGCAGTGGTGGCCGCGCCCGGACGGCTCGCTCTACAACCCGTCGGCCGGCCGCTGCCTGGACGCGCCGCACAGCCGCAGCGCCGACGGGACCAGGCTCCAGCTCTGGGACTGCAACGGCACCGGCGCGCAGCGCTGGACGATGCCGCACTGA
- the tadA gene encoding tRNA adenosine(34) deaminase TadA, whose translation MQPHPDLADRPATPRLAPLPAPVRPDPVRDRWSAAMRLAIAEAALATGTGDVPVGALVLGPDGTVIGRGHNEREAVGDPTAHAEVQAIRQAAQAVGEWRLTGCTMIVTLEPCTMCAGAIVLSRLDRVVYGALDEKAGAAGSLFDVMRDRRLNHRPEVIPGVLADDCATQLRAFFDTHR comes from the coding sequence ATGCAGCCCCACCCCGACCTCGCGGACCGCCCGGCCACCCCCCGCCTCGCCCCCCTGCCGGCCCCGGTGCGCCCCGACCCGGTCCGCGACCGCTGGTCGGCCGCGATGCGCCTGGCCATCGCCGAGGCCGCGCTCGCCACCGGCACCGGCGACGTCCCGGTCGGCGCCCTCGTCCTCGGCCCCGACGGCACCGTCATCGGCCGCGGCCACAACGAGCGCGAGGCCGTGGGCGACCCCACCGCGCACGCCGAGGTCCAGGCCATCCGTCAGGCCGCCCAGGCCGTCGGCGAGTGGCGGCTGACCGGCTGCACCATGATCGTCACCCTGGAGCCCTGCACCATGTGCGCGGGCGCCATCGTGCTCTCCCGGCTCGACCGCGTGGTCTACGGCGCCCTCGACGAGAAGGCCGGGGCCGCCGGCTCCCTCTTCGACGTGATGCGCGACCGCCGTCTCAACCACCGCCCCGAGGTGATCCCCGGCGTCCTCGCCGACGACTGCGCCACCCAACTGCGCGCCTTCTTCGACACCCACCGCTGA
- a CDS encoding HhH-GPD-type base excision DNA repair protein, with translation MALSLHLAQQPDADALLSRSPLAALVGMLLDQQVPLEWAFTGPLTISQRLGTEDLDAHRIAACDPDAFAALLSAKPAVHRYPGSMAKRVQQLCQYLVEHYDGEAAAVWRDPADGAELLARLTALPGFGAQKSQIFLALLGKQFGVRPAGWREAAGPYGEDGCYRSVADITDPDSLGRVRAYKQQVKQAAKAAKTAKSAKSAGTAKAAGPAR, from the coding sequence ATGGCCCTCTCCCTCCACCTCGCCCAGCAGCCGGACGCCGATGCGCTGCTCAGCCGCAGCCCGCTGGCCGCCCTGGTCGGAATGCTCCTGGACCAGCAGGTTCCGCTCGAATGGGCGTTCACCGGGCCACTGACGATCAGCCAACGGCTGGGCACCGAGGACCTGGACGCCCACCGGATCGCCGCCTGCGACCCGGACGCCTTCGCGGCGCTGCTCTCGGCCAAGCCCGCCGTGCACCGCTACCCGGGCTCGATGGCCAAGCGGGTCCAGCAGCTCTGCCAGTACCTGGTGGAGCACTACGACGGGGAGGCCGCGGCGGTCTGGCGGGACCCGGCCGACGGGGCCGAGCTGCTGGCGCGGCTGACCGCGCTGCCGGGGTTCGGCGCCCAGAAGTCGCAGATCTTCCTGGCCCTGCTGGGCAAGCAGTTCGGCGTGCGCCCGGCCGGCTGGCGCGAGGCGGCCGGGCCCTACGGGGAGGACGGCTGCTACCGCTCGGTGGCGGACATCACCGACCCCGACTCGCTCGGCCGGGTCCGCGCCTACAAGCAGCAGGTCAAGCAGGCGGCCAAGGCGGCCAAGACCGCGAAGAGCGCCAAGAGCGCGGGCACGGCGAAGGCCGCCGGGCCGGCGAGGTGA
- a CDS encoding LytR C-terminal domain-containing protein has translation MLTPQGLKGKQFRITGTSYPRLGPPPRRGRRVLAIVASVLAMALIALGGVQLVDIFTGKAKHTAAQACASPHPSAAASLSGKPLAAPAPGASGSPGASGSPGSPEASGSAGASGSPASGSPAAGSAAAGTPLPASTAVPQPGAVTVNVLNATDKAGLAARTADDLKKRGFTVGKVGNAPSALAKKVPGTAELVAGPAGAGAATLLGAQVTGATTMADARTDGSVDFVIGDGYTALLEPDAAATALAAALKPVPSPSPVPGSC, from the coding sequence ATGTTGACCCCCCAGGGGTTGAAGGGGAAGCAGTTCCGGATCACCGGGACCAGCTATCCGCGGCTCGGCCCACCACCCCGGCGCGGTCGACGCGTCCTGGCGATCGTGGCCTCGGTGCTCGCGATGGCGCTCATCGCGCTGGGCGGGGTGCAGCTGGTCGACATCTTCACCGGCAAGGCGAAGCACACCGCCGCCCAGGCCTGCGCCAGTCCGCACCCCTCGGCCGCCGCCTCGCTCTCCGGCAAGCCGCTGGCCGCGCCCGCGCCGGGCGCCTCGGGCTCCCCCGGCGCCTCCGGTTCGCCCGGCTCGCCCGAGGCCTCCGGCTCGGCAGGCGCCTCCGGCTCCCCGGCCTCCGGCTCCCCCGCCGCGGGCAGTGCCGCCGCCGGCACGCCGTTGCCGGCCAGCACCGCCGTGCCGCAACCGGGGGCCGTCACGGTCAACGTGCTGAACGCCACCGACAAGGCCGGGCTCGCGGCGCGCACCGCCGACGACCTGAAGAAGCGCGGCTTCACCGTGGGCAAGGTCGGCAACGCCCCGTCGGCGCTGGCGAAGAAGGTGCCCGGCACGGCCGAGCTGGTCGCCGGTCCCGCCGGCGCCGGCGCGGCCACGCTGCTCGGCGCCCAGGTCACCGGCGCGACCACGATGGCCGACGCCCGCACGGACGGCAGCGTCGACTTCGTGATCGGCGACGGCTACACCGCCCTGCTCGAGCCGGACGCCGCGGCGACCGCGCTGGCCGCGGCGCTCAAGCCGGTGCCGAGCCCCTCGCCGGTGCCGGGCAGCTGCTGA
- a CDS encoding amino acid permease, with product MSTDIPKRSKAGSPVTAPGAAADGAAAAGPAGHGGHGGDGHLQAGLKNRHLSMIAIGGVIGAGLFVGSGAGIAATGPGILLSYLLAGVLVVMVMRMLGEMAAADPQSGSFSAYADRALGRWAGFTIGWLYWFFWVVVLGVEATAGAKILNGWLPSVPQWAFALLVMAVLTSTNLFSVASYGEFEFWFAGIKVVAIAAFIVIGLLAVFGVLPNTHAVGTTNLFGHGGFLPHGVGAVFSGMLTVVFAFMGSEIVTLAAGESSDPERAVSKATNSVIWRIGIFYLGSIAIVVTLLPWNSASVKGSPYVAVLEHVGIPGAGQVMNVIVLTAVLSCLNSGLYTASRMAFSLGQRGDAPAAFAKVTSRGVPRTAILASVVFGFVAVFFNYTSPNTVFQFLLNSSGAVALFVWLVICASQLRMRRIIERESPERLTVRMWLFPYLTWATIGLIAFVVIYMFTDHDGRNQMILSLVAAAIVLAAAKVVDGRRKAAAAAAVTAES from the coding sequence ATGAGCACGGACATCCCCAAGCGCTCGAAGGCCGGATCGCCGGTCACCGCACCCGGGGCGGCAGCCGACGGCGCTGCTGCGGCCGGGCCCGCCGGCCACGGTGGTCACGGCGGTGACGGGCACCTGCAGGCCGGACTGAAGAACCGGCACCTGTCGATGATCGCGATCGGCGGTGTGATCGGCGCGGGCCTGTTCGTCGGCTCCGGCGCCGGCATCGCGGCGACCGGACCGGGCATCCTGCTCTCCTACCTGCTGGCCGGTGTGCTGGTGGTGATGGTGATGCGGATGCTCGGCGAGATGGCCGCCGCGGACCCGCAGAGCGGCTCGTTCTCCGCCTACGCGGACCGGGCGCTCGGGCGCTGGGCGGGCTTCACGATCGGGTGGCTCTACTGGTTCTTCTGGGTGGTGGTGCTGGGCGTCGAGGCGACCGCCGGTGCGAAGATCCTCAACGGCTGGCTGCCGAGCGTGCCGCAGTGGGCGTTCGCGCTCCTGGTGATGGCCGTGCTGACCTCGACCAACCTCTTCTCGGTCGCCTCCTACGGCGAGTTCGAATTCTGGTTCGCCGGGATCAAGGTGGTCGCGATCGCCGCGTTCATCGTGATCGGACTGCTGGCGGTGTTCGGCGTACTGCCCAACACGCACGCGGTCGGCACCACGAATCTGTTCGGCCACGGCGGTTTTCTGCCGCACGGCGTCGGAGCGGTCTTCAGCGGCATGCTGACGGTGGTCTTCGCCTTCATGGGCAGTGAGATCGTCACCCTGGCGGCGGGCGAGTCGAGCGACCCCGAGCGCGCGGTCAGCAAGGCGACCAACAGCGTGATCTGGCGGATCGGCATCTTCTACCTCGGCTCGATCGCGATCGTGGTCACCCTGCTGCCGTGGAACTCGGCCTCGGTCAAGGGCAGCCCGTACGTCGCGGTGCTGGAGCACGTCGGGATCCCCGGGGCGGGCCAGGTGATGAACGTCATCGTGCTGACCGCCGTGCTCTCCTGCCTCAACTCCGGCCTGTACACCGCCTCCCGGATGGCCTTCTCGCTCGGCCAGCGCGGCGACGCGCCGGCCGCCTTCGCCAAGGTGACGAGCCGGGGCGTGCCGCGGACCGCGATCCTGGCCTCGGTGGTCTTCGGGTTCGTCGCGGTCTTCTTCAACTACACCTCGCCGAACACCGTCTTCCAGTTCCTGCTGAACTCCTCCGGCGCGGTGGCGCTCTTCGTCTGGCTGGTGATCTGCGCCTCGCAGCTGCGGATGCGCCGGATCATCGAGCGGGAGTCGCCCGAGCGGCTGACCGTGCGGATGTGGCTCTTCCCGTACCTGACCTGGGCCACCATCGGGCTGATCGCCTTCGTGGTGATCTACATGTTCACCGACCACGACGGACGCAACCAGATGATCCTCTCGCTGGTGGCCGCGGCGATCGTGCTGGCGGCGGCCAAGGTGGTGGACGGGCGCCGGAAGGCGGCTGCGGCGGCCGCGGTGACGGCCGAGAGCTGA
- a CDS encoding type II toxin-antitoxin system VapB family antitoxin: MIFKRIGNGRPYPDHGRTSTRQWADVAPRPVRLDQLVTTKGQLDLETLLAEDSTFYGDLFAHVVKWHGDLYLEDGLHRAVRAALQQRQVLHARVLEMD; the protein is encoded by the coding sequence GTGATCTTCAAGCGCATCGGCAACGGGCGGCCGTACCCGGATCACGGCCGGACCAGCACCCGTCAGTGGGCGGACGTCGCCCCTCGTCCGGTGCGTCTCGACCAGTTGGTCACCACCAAGGGCCAGTTGGACCTGGAAACCCTGCTGGCCGAGGACTCCACCTTCTACGGCGACCTCTTCGCCCACGTGGTCAAGTGGCACGGCGACCTCTACCTGGAGGACGGGCTGCACCGCGCCGTGCGCGCCGCCCTCCAGCAGCGCCAGGTGCTGCACGCCAGAGTCCTCGAGATGGACTGA